A portion of the Melitaea cinxia chromosome 1, ilMelCinx1.1, whole genome shotgun sequence genome contains these proteins:
- the LOC123656556 gene encoding 60S ribosomal protein L13 — translation MGKGNNMIPNGHFHKDWQRFVKTWFNQPARKHRRKQNRIKKAKAIAPRPAAGPLRPVVRCPTVRYHTKVRAGRGFTLREIRAAGLNPAFARTIGIAIDPRRRNKSVESLQTNVQRLKEYRARLILFPKGKKVLKGEANEEERKVATQLSGPLMPIQQSAPKSVARVITEEEKDFKAYQYLRGARSIAKLVGIRAKRLKDAAENPDDVTKAPAAKEAKTKK, via the exons ATGGGGAAAGGTAATAATATGATTCCTAATGGCCATTTCCATAAGGATTGGCAAAGATTCGTAAAAACGTGGTTTAATCAACCTGCCAGAAAGCACCGCCGAAAGCAAAACAGAATTAAGAAGGCGAAAGCAATTGCGCCACGTCCAGCAGCCGGGCCCCTGAGACCCGTCGTTCGCTGTCCAACTGTCCGTTACCACACTAAAGTCCGCGCAGGCCGTGGATTTACTCTACGAGAAATTCGT GCTGCTGGTTTGAACCCTGCTTTTGCCAGGACCATAGGGATTGCCATAGACCCACGCAGACGCAACAAATCTGTGGAATCATTACAAACCAATGTCCAGAGACTGAAAGAATACCGTGCTCGACTGATCCTATTCCCTAAGGGCAAGAAG gtCCTGAAGGGTGAAGCCAATGAGGAGGAGCGTAAAGTAGCCACACAACTGTCTGGTCCATTAATGCCAATACAACAGTCTGCACCGAAATCTGTTGCTCGTGTTATAACAGAGGAGGAGAAGGACTTCAAGGCTTACCAATACCTCAGAGGG gcTCGCTCAATTGCCAAACTTGTGGGAATAAGAGCTAAGAGACTGAAGGATGCTGCTGAAAATCCTGATGATGTCACTAAAGCACCAGCTGCAAAGGAAGCTAAAACTAAgaagtga